DNA from Streptomyces sp. Edi4:
CAGGGGGCAGGGACCTGCGGCGCGGCGGCCTCGGGGGCTTCGCTCGGCCTGAGTGCCCGTCAGAACCCGGACGATCAGGCCGTCGTAGTGGCCGTCAGGCCGTCGTAGTGGCCGTCAGGCCGTCGTCGTGGTCACGCCCCGGGCCAGCTGTCCGTGGTGGGCGCGAAGTGCGAGGCAGGGCCCGCACAGGTGGGCCGTCCACTCCCCCCGGTGGCGACGAGCGCTGTCGCCGACGGGTCGTTCTTCAGTGCGGCACGCATCGTATCGAGTGGACCGTTCACCCGTACGACCCGTGCGTCACCCATGCGGAGGTGGATTCTTCATTTTGTTACACCGGACTTCCCGTACCGGCCTTATCCCAGAAGTTTCCTGACGAATCGCCACATCCTGTGTGCCAGTACCGTCACGAATCACCTGCGCGGCGACTATCCACTTGGCGCGAGATCCGCATCATGGACGACCATAGGGATAGGGAAGAGAAGAAGACACAAGAAGAAGACCGCTGCGAGAGGAGGCGTCCATGGGATCGGTGCGCAAGGCGAGTGCCTGGCTGGGACTTGTCGAGGACAACGACGACCGCTACTACGACGACGAGTACACGGAAGGTACCGCCGAGTCCGGCGAGGCCTGGGTGACGGACCCGCGGGTGCGGGTGGCCTCCGAGGCGGCCGAGGAGCGGGACCGCCGGATCGCCACCGTCACGCCGGACGGCTTCCGTGACGCCCGGGGCATCGGGGAGCTGTTCCGGGAGGGCGTGCCGGTGATCGTGAACCTGACGGGCATGGACGCCGGGGACGCCAAGCGCGTCGTCGACTTCGCCGCCGGGCTCACCTTCGGACTGCGCGGCTCCATCGAGCGCGTGGCGACCAGAGTCTTCCTGCTCACCCCCGCCGACACCGAGATCGTCAACGGCGAGGCCGCCGGCCGGCAGACCGGCGGATTCTTCAACCAGAGCTGACGCGGGGACGCCTCCCGGCCGGGGGGCCGGGCCACGGCGCGCGTGCCGTGGGCCGCGGCGTCCCCCGAAAGCCGGCCCGGCGCGCGGGCGCCGGGCGGCGCGGTCACCGGAAGGCGTCAAGTCCGGTGAGCGCCTTACCCAGAACGAGTTGGTGCATTTCCACGGTGCCCTCGTAGGTGAGCACCGATTCGAGGTTGGTGGCGTGCCGCATCACCGGGTATTCGAGCGAGATCCCGTTGGCGCCGAGGATCGTGCGTGAGGTGCGGCAGATCTCGATCGCCTCCCGCACGTTGTTGAGCTTGCCGAAGCTGACCTGCTCCGGCCGGAGCCTGCCCGCGTCCATGCGGCGGCCCAGGTGGTGGGCGAGCAGGATGCCCTTGTGCAGTTCGAGCGCCATGTCGGCGAGTTTGGCCTGGGTGAGCTGGAAGCCGCCGATGGGCCGGCCGAACTGCTCGCGGGTCCTCGCGTAGTCGAGCGCCGCCTCGAAGGAGGAACGCGCCGCCCCCATCGCGCCCCACACGATGCCGTACCGCGCGTGCGAGAGACAGCTGAGCGGTCCTTTGAGTCCGGTGACGCCGGGCAGCACCGCGTCGGCGGGCAGACGTACGTCGTCCATGACCAGTTCGCTGGTGACGCTGGCGCGCAGCGACCACTTGTGCTTGATCTCGGGGGCCGAGAACCCGGGTGCGTCGGTGGGCACGGCGAAGCCGCGGATGCCCTCCTCGGTCTGGGCCCACACGACGGCGACCCCGGCCACCGATCCGTTGGTGATCCACATCTTGCGGCCGTTGAGCACCCAGTCGTCGCCGTCCTTCTTGGCGTACGTGCGCATGCCGGCCGGGTCGGAGCCGTGGTCGGGCTCGGTCAGGCCGAAGCAGCCGATGGTCTCGCCGGCCGCCATGCCCGGCAGCCAGCGCTGCTTCTGCTCCTCGGAACCGAAGCGCCAGATCGCGTACATGGCGAGCGAGCCCTGCACGGAGACCAGGGAGCGGATGCCGGAGTCGGCGGCCTCCAGCTCCAGGCAGGCGAGGCCGTACTGCACGGCGGTGGCGCCCGCGCAGCCGTAACCGGTCAGGGACATGCCGAGTGCGCCGATCGAGCCCAGCTCACGGGCCAGTTCGCGGATGCCGGGCAGCTCGCCGTTCTCGTACCACTCGGCGATGTGGGGCAGGACCCGGTCGGCGGCCCAGGTGCGCA
Protein-coding regions in this window:
- a CDS encoding cell division protein SepF — its product is MGSVRKASAWLGLVEDNDDRYYDDEYTEGTAESGEAWVTDPRVRVASEAAEERDRRIATVTPDGFRDARGIGELFREGVPVIVNLTGMDAGDAKRVVDFAAGLTFGLRGSIERVATRVFLLTPADTEIVNGEAAGRQTGGFFNQS
- a CDS encoding acyl-CoA dehydrogenase family protein, whose protein sequence is MSAPSSKLPPFDPADPLGVDDLLDADDLAIRDTVRTWAADRVLPHIAEWYENGELPGIRELARELGSIGALGMSLTGYGCAGATAVQYGLACLELEAADSGIRSLVSVQGSLAMYAIWRFGSEEQKQRWLPGMAAGETIGCFGLTEPDHGSDPAGMRTYAKKDGDDWVLNGRKMWITNGSVAGVAVVWAQTEEGIRGFAVPTDAPGFSAPEIKHKWSLRASVTSELVMDDVRLPADAVLPGVTGLKGPLSCLSHARYGIVWGAMGAARSSFEAALDYARTREQFGRPIGGFQLTQAKLADMALELHKGILLAHHLGRRMDAGRLRPEQVSFGKLNNVREAIEICRTSRTILGANGISLEYPVMRHATNLESVLTYEGTVEMHQLVLGKALTGLDAFR